The following nucleotide sequence is from Xiphophorus maculatus strain JP 163 A chromosome 22, X_maculatus-5.0-male, whole genome shotgun sequence.
ACTAGAAATGTTAAATTCTCACATTATATCAGCAACGTTATCTTTGGTTGACACACCAGTAACTCCTGTCTAATATCTATTCCAAATAAtctgagtgatttttttttttttttggtccttcCTCTTCTCTAAAGGCATTTCTTCTTAAAATATCTGCTTTAATCATCAGATCATTGGTGTCCAAACTCTTTGCAACGCGGGCCAGAAACCCAAAGTTGGAAATACTCAGGGGGCCATATTGCTTTCCTGATTTGAAACACAAagcattgttttttaagtacTTGTTAATTGattaaacatgcaatattttaatgaaacaaagtgACAAGTGTTTTGTCCTAACAAAAGGTGGACAGTTTCCAAACTTTATGGCTTCTCAGTTTGTATGGTCTAGAAAATCTCTTATTTTATTCccagcaacaaaaagaaaaactttcttaaaatacaaatgattaatagaataaatgtagtttttttttttaaagtaaaaagttgCTGGttacaatgaaaatatttttatataattaaaatactttgtgcCTTCCACTTCCCactaaagaagaaattaaatttgtaaAGAATTAAATTCTTgtgctaaaaatgatttttttaaaaagttcctgGAGGGTCAAATTTGGAGCATTCTCAGTGGGCCACTCAAAATAgttccaagggccacaaatggcccccgggtcacactttggacacctgGATCAAAAACAATATGGGAAATGTGTATCCTTGTAAAATATAACTGTGGTGATGTTTCCATATAAGAGAAGCTGTTGCTATGGGCCTCGGATATGAAGTCAGGAAGGAAGTAATTCTTGAGTTTGCTTGCAGTGTTGTATTGTTTAGCCTTCACAATAGCTGCTGTAGccgtgaaaacaaaaacaattggGATGCTAGgtctttttcaaaaagaaaaaaacaaaaaaagcatattgttaaaatttcaaattgttttgttcttgtggGCTGGATGTTCTagaggttctggaggttctgtcACTGCTGGGAATCAGTTCACAGaaacctgatttttttaaagaaatccaaaGCAGTCGTTGAACATTAATTATGCTGCgaaacagaatattttacaCATCTGAACGCTTCCAAAGACGGATATGGATTCATTTAAATCTGTAGGACTcttataataattaattactaaattatttatactttatGTGTGAGTTGCTCTGCAAACAGTTCGCTTTTCCAGTCTGTTTATAGGGCATAGCTGTGTTTCAAAAATACGGCCGTGGAGAGAGAAGCCCTATTTTAAGCGTCATGTGTCAGCTAATTGGACCAACCCCATCTGGGCTCGATGCGGGCTCACTCTGGGAAGGCTAGCAGAATCACTGACAGTAAAGCTGCTAGTTAGAACGGAGCCCCGCTCGCTCCGGGCCCCCATTTCACAGCTACTAACCCACTGTGTGATCTCCAGATCAGAGGCGAAATGGTTAATGTCAACACCCTCATTCCATTTCAGTTGTTCCAAGACACACTCGGGGAGTATAAAGAACATCTGTGGATCCCAGCTGGAAAGTGTCTTCTTTATTCGTTAAGCCTGGGAGGTCAATAAGtcaataaacaaagaaaacagccTTTAAACTAAGTTCAAACTAACCACAATGAAAATGAATGCCAAGACTGAGATAAACAAGTCCATATGACCACTGTTGCTGCCTGGCagtgagaaaaatgaaaactatgCACTCAGTAATGCATCCAGATTTTGAATTATGACGCTTTCAGTGGTTTTATAATCCATTTATTCCCATCCTAAGAAATTCTATATAACTAAGTGGAAAGTgttgtaacactttatttgcaggggtgtgcataagactgacatgacgcTCATAAACACGACATAAcatctgttatgaacatgaaggagtcttcattcggtaaataatgacgcttttaatgcaaagttgctttaaatgCTTCATTAAAGGTCCATAAAAGTGccaattttgcattatttggtaaatttatacactttaatgcaaagttggcacttttcaTGGACTTTGAATCCAAATTTTTGagcaactttgctttaaaaatgtaattatttaccaaatgacacttcacaacaacagtcatagacattcataaagactctttcatgttcatgacagtgtcatgtcagtcttatgcacaacccgtcaaataaagtgttagaGAAAGGgcttgagttttttattttgctattaaTTATTTGAGGATGGGGGTCACTAAGCATTCTATACTAATCATTtttagaatagaaaaaaaattatatactaGAAAATGGACTCTCTGGTGCCTCCTGGAAGCTATAAAAGAAGCATTATCCCTGTAGATATGTGAGTAATTTGAGACATTCAACACCTACTGGATACACCAGGATTGGCTGCCAACCTCTGGGCTCGGAAAATAAGGAGGGTTGAGAGAGGGAAAGGCCTGCCGATCATCAACAGTATCACTTTGTCAAATCTCCAGTACCTCAGCAGACTCAATAAAGTGCTGCATCTCACGCAGCTAACTGACTCTGTCCGAGGAACCGATAGGTTCTCGTGTTTCACGTCGATCGACGTGAACAGAGCCCTTCAAGCTCTGCATTATTTCAAGAGCCTTCGCGACTCACGATGTTCTGCACCTTCTGTTAATAATCCTTCTCCAATCTGTCCCTCTCTGTGAAACAACAACGGGGATTCATGCGGAACGTTTGCTCACATTCTTCTCTGTAATAGCTGCTGGTAATGAAAGACGTCCTCACAGCGTTGCTGGGATGAACATCAAACAGTTGAACGTGACTGTGCAACTTCGACGGCTGCCAGGTGCTCTCCCACAGACCCATCCAGACAGAGCCAGAGAGTAAGTATCCcacagaaaaacatgacatgatGACTCTGAGACCTTTGAGTAAGAAGAGTCGGGCTGTTGTCAAATAAGCGGTTTGTCCACATCAGGTCCGCTTTAGAATATGAAGAGTCCCCATAAcctggatagatggatggataatcaAACAATGGTTTTCTTACCTCACTGAGCTTGCAGCATGTGTCCATGTAGTCCTCCAGACTGTCCCTGGTGTCACTTCTCCTTAGAGACTCAGCCTTTATGTCCTCGTCTGTCTCATCCTTACATCGTGCTGGTAAGAATTCGTCTGCGGGCTTTATGCTCTCTGAGCAGTTTTTATCATCTGAAGAGATTTTCTCATCACGTCGGTCAGATCTCTCACGAACATCTTCAGAGGTAAATCCTGTGTCGTCCCTTTGGTCCATTTCCTCACATATGTACAGTTTTGCTGTTACAACTGAAGGGTCAAAGTCGTCTCTGTCGGTGAACACGTCGTCTTGGGTGCCCACTGTTGAATTCGTGCTGTTCTTTAAGCCGTTtgcctccttggagttttggtCCTCCGTAGCTAATGCATCGGGGGAGGAGGTAGAGTCGGAGTCCAAGTTACAGCAGTGACAGGAGGACTCTCGGCTGTGGACCGCAAAGCTCTTTTCTGAGCCTGTGGGGGTAGACGGAGAGTTGGCTCCGCTGGGCAGTTCCACTCCAGAGTCCTCGGATTCAAACTTGTACAGCCTGGAGAGATGAGAGTTCGAGAAAATGCCGGGTAGGTATCCGGCGCCAGAATCCATCCGAGACTTGTCTTCAGGATGGGAGTTTACCTCCGAGGCCTCGCCTGGGTCTGGAGTGTCGTGCTCAGAAACTGGTGCTGCAGAGAGAGTGGAGTTTTCTGTCGACCGGAACTTTTCATTGAAGTTGTTTAAGAGCTTCATTTTTGTCAGCACAACATCACTGTCCAGAACTGCGTTCCTGTCTCCTTTCCCTGGTAGACagagagagcaaaaaaaaaacattatttctgctCCAGCTAAACAAAACCTCTTCAGATGTGTTTTCTGATATTATTTGCTCATTGAAATaactaaaaaacacacaaaagaaatcaCAGCAACTAAACATGTATGTGGAGTGTGACATGACTGTGTCCCAGTTTGAAAAACTATTGGAATTATTTAATTGTCATCAACAAGTAATTTAACTACTTCTACAAACTGATACTATGGCATCTCTCTGCACTTTGTGAAATAACCACTACAAAATTTATCGACCGCAAGTCTTAAGTCATATCAAGACATTTAAGTCCCTTGTCGAATCCCAATCATCCCAGTCATTTgactaaatttgtaatttaatttaataataattttgttttgttgccagAACAAGCAGCAAGAGATAAGgaacatgaaaaacatcaagAAATGGCGCACCGATTTAgttttttactgcaaatattaacaaataaatcattCATTGTGAACAGAGAAAATACTGCCAATGTTACCATGAGTCtttttggacagaaaaaaaagaacctctGATGTGATTTTAGAGAAGACATTGCATTGTTGGAATCTCTCTCGATGTGACTGTTATGAAAAGAGTCACTTCTGAGTAATGGTGCTCGTAGCAGTTGTCAGACATTTGGGTTTTTCTTGCTCAAATCTTGTTCCGT
It contains:
- the LOC111606491 gene encoding uncharacterized protein LOC111606491 isoform X3, whose amino-acid sequence is MSMKRKKAGLVISWQRSFSILAPWRKGKGDRNAVLDSDVVLTKMKLLNNFNEKFRSTENSTLSAAPVSEHDTPDPGEASEVNSHPEDKSRMDSGAGYLPGIFSNSHLSRLYKFESEDSGVELPSGANSPSTPTGSEKSFAVHSRESSCHCCNLDSDSTSSPDALATEDQNSKEANGLKNSTNSTVGTQDDVFTDRDDFDPSVVTAKLYICEEMDQRDDTGFTSEDVRERSDRRDEKISSDDKNCSESIKPADEFLPARCKDETDEDIKAESLRRSDTRDSLEDYMDTCCKLSEAQQQRSSALGSGLGYLEHICQLLEKIARLQEANIRLQRQVCSLQRDGRMRKTKEECFQRYCSCGSATLAFQNWQSKSDFPSPSGTSSDLSTIPEVGWHPLLSARKGMSSEDLSATPEWRRSQNQRSYAEREPHHHGDGTEGRSPPTGRLSENYMWGRVKDLVRKSKGKNQSGLGLTSASLKLSCPQLYRPAEEKAKCLTRNRNSMIVLGYQNKQEDISWL